A portion of the Clostridium gelidum genome contains these proteins:
- a CDS encoding DUF6762 family protein — protein MDFSSLVLMEKDKETGFIKKELGSFEVNEGALFVKKLYVLDEIVYMHFDTNKNVEEWEYSAIYDLFNSEAFTESGYEIEEDLDEYNPAYIIKFKYEDDYDVMKKKIQGVVTIIDSEMNLVFEAIKGKESEYTE, from the coding sequence ATGGATTTTTCAAGTTTAGTATTAATGGAAAAAGATAAAGAAACAGGATTTATAAAAAAAGAATTAGGAAGTTTTGAAGTAAATGAAGGAGCTTTATTTGTAAAAAAGCTTTATGTATTAGATGAAATTGTATATATGCATTTTGATACAAATAAAAATGTAGAAGAATGGGAATACTCAGCAATATATGATTTATTTAATAGCGAAGCATTTACAGAAAGCGGTTATGAGATAGAAGAAGACTTAGATGAATATAATCCTGCATATATAATAAAATTCAAGTATGAGGATGATTATGATGTAATGAAGAAAAAAATACAAGGAGTTGTAACAATAATAGACTCAGAAATGAATTTAGTATTTGAAGCTATTAAAGGAAAAGAATCTGAGTATACTGAATAA
- a CDS encoding GntR family transcriptional regulator, translated as MRILLSNKSDLPIYEQIKAQMKEQILNGIIPENDFLPSIRQLAKDLGISVITTTRAYSDLESEGFIATVRGKGSYVLPKDNEMVREQYLKEIEDALMIAIEKSKLANISNDELMLIWKNLIEE; from the coding sequence TTGAGAATATTACTTTCTAATAAATCTGATTTACCTATTTATGAGCAGATAAAAGCTCAAATGAAAGAACAAATTTTAAATGGTATCATTCCTGAAAATGATTTTTTACCATCTATAAGACAACTTGCAAAAGATTTAGGCATAAGTGTAATTACAACCACAAGAGCTTATTCAGATCTTGAAAGTGAAGGTTTTATTGCAACTGTTAGGGGAAAAGGGAGTTATGTACTTCCTAAAGATAATGAAATGGTAAGAGAACAGTACTTAAAGGAAATTGAAGATGCCTTAATGATTGCAATTGAAAAAAGTAAGTTAGCCAATATATCAAATGATGAACTTATGTTAATTTGGAAGAATTTAATTGAGGAGTGA
- a CDS encoding ABC-2 transporter permease, protein MNNSINYLKFDFKIAKKSIKYYVLIQLIICCSFIFSGNYDFGMSYLLFFLVVLGTIPFSIQGNEKSTEMYYMFPARTSSMVLGRFLYLICASLVIFLLSGIIILVLYKVNKIGSLEVLTICLNAIISLTICLIQYPIFYKLGLEKGKMLSTIIYLVSGLIIFLLPRGNEYINMKLQGNVYLNNNILLMLLSLLIATLIGYISYLISCRICKKKEI, encoded by the coding sequence ATGAATAATTCTATAAATTATTTGAAGTTTGATTTTAAAATTGCTAAAAAAAGTATAAAGTATTATGTTTTAATACAATTAATAATTTGTTGTAGTTTCATATTTTCTGGAAATTATGATTTTGGAATGTCATATTTGCTTTTCTTCTTAGTTGTTTTAGGAACAATTCCTTTTAGTATACAAGGGAATGAAAAAAGTACTGAAATGTATTATATGTTTCCAGCTAGAACTTCAAGTATGGTACTTGGAAGATTTTTATATTTAATATGCGCATCACTTGTAATATTTCTATTAAGCGGAATTATTATATTAGTTTTGTATAAAGTAAATAAAATTGGGAGCTTAGAAGTGCTGACTATTTGTTTAAATGCAATTATAAGTTTAACTATTTGTTTAATTCAGTATCCGATATTTTATAAATTAGGATTAGAAAAAGGAAAAATGCTTTCTACGATAATATATCTTGTATCAGGTTTAATTATATTTTTGTTGCCACGAGGAAATGAATATATAAATATGAAATTACAAGGAAATGTATATTTAAATAATAATATTTTATTAATGCTTCTTAGCTTATTAATAGCAACTTTAATAGGATATATATCTTACTTAATATCATGTAGAATTTGTAAGAAAAAAGAGATATAA
- a CDS encoding metal ABC transporter ATP-binding protein encodes MITIKNLSFSYTKGSELLNDVNLHIPKGIYLSILGENGSCKSTLVKLILGILKPDSGLITLASNKISYVSQKLDNFNSEFPITVKEVLSCHAKTIGIKNPKSTLEALHKVNMCEFSENLIGNLSGGQQQRIFIARALLGNPDLIILDEPSTGVDEKSQSEIYPLLQSLNKDFGKTIISVEHNTKIALKYSTHILKIENGTLQLFTKDDFIKYLESFDSISKII; translated from the coding sequence TTGATTACTATAAAGAACTTATCATTTTCATATACAAAAGGATCTGAATTATTAAATGATGTGAATCTTCATATTCCTAAGGGAATTTATTTATCTATTCTTGGTGAAAACGGAAGTTGTAAAAGTACATTAGTTAAACTTATATTAGGTATTTTAAAGCCTGATTCTGGACTAATTACGTTAGCTTCCAATAAAATTTCTTATGTTTCACAAAAATTAGATAATTTCAATTCAGAATTTCCAATAACGGTTAAAGAAGTACTATCTTGTCATGCAAAGACTATTGGCATAAAAAATCCAAAGAGCACTCTAGAAGCCTTGCATAAAGTTAATATGTGTGAGTTTAGTGAAAATTTAATTGGAAATTTATCAGGTGGGCAACAACAAAGAATTTTCATTGCAAGAGCATTACTTGGAAATCCAGATTTAATAATATTAGATGAACCATCAACTGGAGTCGATGAAAAAAGTCAAAGTGAAATTTATCCATTACTCCAAAGTTTAAATAAAGATTTTGGAAAAACTATAATTTCTGTTGAACACAATACTAAAATTGCATTAAAATATTCAACACATATTTTAAAAATAGAAAATGGTACTCTACAGTTATTCACAAAAGACGATTTTATAAAGTATTTAGAATCTTTCGATTCAATTTCTAAAATAATATAG
- a CDS encoding ABC-2 transporter permease, which translates to MDAIKYLKLDFRIMKEKKQYIYLVLIPVFMGIMLNYWEFGITGLLVFVMIYIGFPFSNENADKLEKMYGLLPCKPDSMVLGRFIYLNIMMIITILICFGTGIYYFTRNTFEMLTMVDMVVAVVLSVILNFFSYPIYYKAQLEKNNMMKTAVILIISIVIFLMTLLIPAELAMINSVYSNELISIGSFIVRNRRLFISVAISILLVLGYITYLCSCRICRKKEV; encoded by the coding sequence ATGGATGCAATAAAGTATCTTAAACTTGATTTTCGTATTATGAAAGAAAAAAAACAATATATATATTTAGTTTTAATTCCAGTCTTTATGGGTATTATGCTAAATTATTGGGAATTTGGGATAACAGGTTTATTAGTTTTTGTAATGATATATATAGGATTTCCTTTTAGTAATGAAAATGCTGATAAATTAGAGAAGATGTATGGTTTATTACCATGCAAACCAGATAGCATGGTATTAGGAAGATTTATATATTTGAATATTATGATGATAATAACTATTTTGATATGTTTTGGGACAGGAATATATTATTTTACTAGAAATACATTTGAAATGTTAACTATGGTAGATATGGTTGTAGCAGTAGTTCTTTCAGTAATACTTAATTTTTTTAGTTATCCAATATATTATAAAGCTCAATTGGAAAAAAACAATATGATGAAGACAGCTGTAATTCTTATTATTTCAATAGTGATATTTTTAATGACGTTACTTATTCCAGCAGAGTTAGCAATGATAAATTCAGTATATAGTAATGAATTAATTTCTATAGGAAGCTTTATTGTAAGAAATAGAAGGTTATTTATAAGTGTAGCAATATCCATTCTTCTAGTATTAGGATATATAACTTATTTATGTTCATGTAGAATTTGCAGAAAAAAAGAGGTTTAG
- a CDS encoding metal ABC transporter permease — MFELGFMQNAFIAGFIVSVLCPFIGLFIVLRRYSMIGDTLSHSSFAGVAIGLVIGTNPLLTAFLFTSVCALVIEALRTYYKKYAELVMSIVLTLSLGIAIILISSGKASAKVDSFLFGSILTVTKSDIWLIAIVGGICLITLLFLYNKLIYVTFDETSAKTAGINVKLVNYIFTLLVGATISLSIRVMGILVVSSIIVVPVATAMQLKKGFTKTLIFSIIFGFLDVMIGLVLSYYINSAPGGTIALTSVIFLLLTLTFTRFFNYEN; from the coding sequence ATGTTTGAATTAGGTTTTATGCAAAATGCATTTATTGCAGGTTTTATTGTTTCAGTACTTTGCCCATTTATTGGGCTTTTCATTGTGCTTAGACGTTATTCGATGATTGGTGATACATTATCTCATTCTTCTTTTGCCGGAGTCGCAATTGGTCTTGTTATAGGCACTAACCCCCTTTTAACTGCATTTTTATTCACTAGTGTTTGCGCTCTTGTTATAGAGGCTTTAAGAACTTATTATAAAAAATATGCAGAACTTGTAATGTCTATTGTTTTAACATTAAGTTTAGGTATAGCAATTATCTTAATAAGTAGTGGCAAGGCATCCGCCAAAGTAGATTCATTTTTATTTGGTAGTATTTTAACTGTTACAAAATCTGATATTTGGTTAATTGCTATTGTAGGTGGAATTTGTCTTATAACTCTTTTATTTCTTTATAATAAATTAATTTATGTTACTTTTGATGAAACTAGTGCAAAAACAGCAGGTATTAATGTTAAATTAGTAAATTATATTTTCACATTACTTGTTGGTGCTACAATTTCACTTTCAATAAGAGTAATGGGAATCCTTGTGGTTTCTTCAATAATAGTTGTACCTGTAGCAACCGCTATGCAATTAAAAAAAGGATTCACTAAAACCCTTATTTTCTCTATCATCTTTGGATTTTTAGATGTTATGATAGGGCTAGTACTCTCTTATTACATAAATAGTGCTCCAGGAGGTACAATAGCGTTAACCTCAGTTATATTCCTATTATTAACGCTAACCTTCACAAGATTTTTTAACTATGAAAATTGA
- a CDS encoding ABC-2 transporter permease — translation MKDSINYLKLDLRISRKSLLMTIPALIFMAYMFFKQQTYIFGISYLFLIKIIFINTPFISQANEGLSQLHYIFPAKISKMVLGRFMYLVMWYLVTLFIEVIMIMYLYNINEISNKEIILIAISEIITSIILFIQYPVSYKIGFENSKTLLNVVGILPGLIMMPLPSALIKSDLLRNKLDSISNFAINNEIKLIAFSILIVVILGYISYLVSYRICKRKEV, via the coding sequence ATGAAAGATTCTATAAATTATTTAAAACTTGACTTAAGGATAAGCAGAAAATCTCTATTAATGACAATTCCAGCATTAATTTTTATGGCATATATGTTTTTTAAACAACAAACGTATATATTTGGAATATCATATTTATTTTTAATTAAAATTATTTTTATAAACACTCCATTTATTTCACAAGCAAATGAAGGTCTAAGTCAACTGCATTATATTTTCCCAGCTAAGATTTCTAAAATGGTGCTAGGAAGATTTATGTATTTAGTAATGTGGTATTTAGTTACATTATTTATTGAAGTTATTATGATTATGTATTTATATAATATAAATGAAATTAGTAATAAAGAAATTATACTAATAGCTATATCTGAAATAATAACATCTATAATTTTATTTATTCAGTATCCAGTAAGTTATAAAATTGGATTCGAAAATAGTAAAACTTTATTAAATGTAGTAGGTATTCTACCGGGACTTATTATGATGCCATTACCATCAGCTTTAATAAAAAGTGATTTATTACGAAATAAATTAGATAGTATTTCAAATTTTGCAATAAATAATGAAATTAAATTAATTGCTTTTAGCATTTTAATAGTAGTAATACTAGGATATATTTCTTACTTGGTGTCATATAGAATTTGTAAAAGAAAAGAGGTTTAA
- a CDS encoding 2-aminoethylphosphonate aminotransferase, whose translation MEIKRNILLNPGPATTSDTVKFAQVMPDICPREKEFGDVMEFVSKELTNFVGSNDKYTTILFGGSGTASVEAILSSIVDDKTILIINNGAYGKRMCEIAEIYNLNYVEYKSSPIEEINLNELEEIIKTHNSKSLSGDKNLISHIAVIHHETTTGILNDIKAIGSICRKYEIDMIVDAMSSFAGIPIDMDEMNIKYLASSSNKCIQGMAGISFVIASTESLEKTKNIKPRNLYLNIYKQYSYFKDNYQMRFTPPVQVLYALKQAIIEAKEETIEKRYERYKECCKILWAGLDKLNLKKLVNEKASSMLLTSIIEPEIEGYNFDALHDYLYNKGFTIYPGKVASKNTFRIANIGQIYPENINKFIEVLEEYFTGIV comes from the coding sequence GTGGAGATTAAGAGAAATATATTATTAAATCCAGGGCCTGCAACAACTTCTGATACAGTAAAGTTTGCTCAAGTTATGCCTGATATTTGTCCAAGAGAAAAAGAATTTGGAGATGTTATGGAGTTTGTATCAAAAGAGCTTACTAATTTTGTAGGCTCAAATGATAAATATACAACTATATTATTTGGAGGTTCAGGAACAGCATCAGTTGAAGCTATTTTAAGCTCAATAGTAGATGATAAAACAATCTTAATAATTAATAATGGCGCTTATGGCAAAAGAATGTGTGAAATAGCAGAAATATATAATTTGAATTATGTAGAATATAAAAGTTCACCTATAGAAGAAATAAACTTAAATGAATTAGAAGAGATCATAAAAACACATAATTCAAAAAGTTTAAGTGGTGATAAAAATCTTATAAGTCATATAGCAGTAATTCATCATGAAACAACAACAGGAATATTAAATGATATAAAAGCAATAGGAAGCATTTGCAGAAAATATGAAATAGATATGATAGTTGACGCTATGAGTTCTTTTGCAGGAATTCCTATAGATATGGATGAAATGAATATAAAATACTTAGCTTCAAGTTCAAATAAGTGCATACAAGGAATGGCAGGAATAAGTTTTGTAATAGCAAGTACAGAATCTTTAGAGAAAACTAAGAATATTAAACCAAGAAATCTATACCTTAATATATATAAGCAATATTCATATTTTAAAGATAATTATCAAATGAGATTTACCCCACCAGTACAAGTCCTTTATGCTTTAAAACAAGCTATAATAGAAGCAAAAGAAGAAACAATAGAAAAGAGATATGAAAGATATAAAGAATGCTGTAAAATTCTTTGGGCTGGCTTAGATAAACTGAATTTAAAAAAATTAGTAAATGAAAAAGCATCATCTATGCTTTTAACTTCAATTATTGAACCTGAAATTGAAGGGTATAACTTTGATGCTTTACATGACTACTTATATAATAAAGGATTCACAATTTATCCTGGGAAAGTAGCTTCTAAAAATACTTTCAGAATAGCAAACATAGGTCAAATATATCCAGAGAACATAAACAAATTCATAGAAGTATTAGAAGAATACTTTACGGGTATTGTGTAA
- a CDS encoding ABC transporter ATP-binding protein → MNALEIKNLNKNLNGFSLKNINLELPKGYILGYIGQNGAGKTTTIKLIMNQLKRNSGEIRVFGKEYEDDEAGYKDMIGFIGDECYFPTCFTLKDIINTLKDFYSSFDEVKFREYAEKWGLPYKKKIKEFSKGMKAKLSFASILSRDTKLLLLDEPTSGLDPVVRSEVLEILQEYISDGERSVIFSTHIMSDLEKITDYLYFINNGEKVFYDTTENVLENHLVVKGGTEDLKAEVKEKLIGYKSSHIGFEGLIYSKDKKYLDEKLLFEKPSMDDIVVFYINGARRN, encoded by the coding sequence GTGAATGCACTTGAAATAAAAAACTTAAATAAAAACCTTAATGGTTTTAGTCTTAAAAATATAAATCTAGAATTGCCAAAAGGATATATTTTAGGATATATAGGACAAAATGGAGCTGGTAAAACAACTACAATAAAACTTATTATGAATCAATTAAAACGTAATAGTGGAGAAATAAGAGTATTTGGTAAAGAATATGAAGATGACGAAGCTGGATATAAAGATATGATAGGTTTTATTGGAGATGAGTGCTATTTTCCAACATGCTTTACATTAAAAGATATAATTAATACTTTGAAGGATTTCTATTCTTCCTTTGATGAAGTTAAATTTAGAGAATATGCTGAAAAATGGGGACTTCCTTATAAGAAGAAAATTAAGGAATTTTCAAAAGGAATGAAAGCTAAACTATCTTTTGCAAGTATTTTATCAAGAGATACTAAATTGCTTCTATTAGATGAACCAACTAGTGGACTTGATCCTGTAGTTAGAAGTGAAGTTTTAGAAATATTACAAGAGTATATATCAGATGGTGAAAGAAGTGTTATATTTTCAACTCATATTATGAGTGATTTAGAAAAAATAACTGATTATCTTTATTTTATTAATAATGGAGAAAAGGTATTTTACGATACAACAGAAAATGTATTAGAAAACCATTTAGTTGTAAAAGGTGGAACAGAAGATTTAAAAGCAGAAGTAAAAGAAAAGTTAATTGGATATAAATCTTCCCATATTGGATTTGAAGGATTAATTTATTCAAAGGATAAGAAATATTTAGATGAAAAGTTATTATTTGAAAAACCTTCTATGGATGATATTGTAGTCTTTTATATTAATGGAGCAAGGAGGAATTAA
- a CDS encoding nucleotidyltransferase domain-containing protein codes for MEDGILIDKLKQIKGIVAISQFGSYGTEFWVKDRSDIDIAVIVISEISYMDTLSKEDDILPILEEYYNYNKIHLTFILFKEFDNKYAKLAIDSREQFIINEELWFDFQHYVLKYLRNNEVLQKTLNIDEQYSYFGGIIDESLLCNEGNPTHMRSLDKFEEPNIKFGLSLKKEKFLDKYKSANQTMEDLKYALNKYRKDNDRITRRAIFAYFQDFCEFVVDMCESYIIVNNGKVDSTFSAMKLIEKSHEMGFFDEILKDYLSISVKLRNRYTHDYYKRESSEKQIEEFCYSKILYLDIFLESSKDNVILKYKENVQN; via the coding sequence ATGGAAGATGGTATATTAATAGATAAACTCAAACAAATAAAAGGCATAGTAGCAATTTCTCAATTTGGAAGCTATGGTACAGAATTTTGGGTCAAAGACAGAAGCGATATTGATATAGCTGTAATAGTAATTTCAGAAATTTCATATATGGATACGCTATCTAAAGAAGATGATATTTTGCCTATATTAGAAGAATATTATAATTACAATAAAATACATTTAACTTTCATATTATTTAAAGAATTTGACAATAAGTATGCTAAATTAGCTATTGACAGTAGAGAACAGTTTATTATAAATGAAGAATTATGGTTCGATTTTCAACACTATGTGTTGAAGTACCTTAGAAATAACGAAGTACTTCAAAAAACACTAAATATAGATGAACAATATAGTTATTTTGGAGGTATTATAGATGAATCCTTATTATGTAATGAAGGAAATCCGACTCACATGCGTTCACTGGATAAGTTTGAGGAACCAAATATAAAATTTGGACTCTCACTTAAGAAAGAAAAGTTTTTAGATAAATATAAAAGTGCAAATCAAACAATGGAAGATTTAAAATATGCACTCAATAAATACAGAAAAGATAATGACAGAATAACGCGAAGAGCAATATTTGCATATTTCCAAGACTTTTGTGAATTTGTAGTAGACATGTGTGAAAGTTATATAATAGTGAATAATGGGAAAGTAGATAGCACTTTTTCAGCTATGAAGCTTATAGAAAAATCTCATGAAATGGGATTTTTTGATGAAATATTAAAAGATTATTTATCTATTAGCGTGAAATTAAGAAATAGATATACTCATGATTATTACAAAAGAGAGAGTAGTGAAAAGCAAATAGAAGAATTTTGTTATTCTAAAATTTTATATTTAGATATTTTTTTAGAAAGTAGTAAGGATAATGTAATACTTAAATATAAAGAAAATGTACAAAATTAA
- the aepX gene encoding phosphoenolpyruvate mutase, with translation MKKVYVAMSADIIHQGHLKVIDAARNLGDVIVGLHTDDVIRDYWRNPIMKYEERKEVVSNIKGIVSVVPQDSLDQVPNLIELKPDYVVHGDDWLEGSQKELRERVIDAIKEWGGELVETPYTHGVSISKLDEELMQIGITPQMRMKGLKELIYSKKPVRILEAHNGLTGLIVEKTKVEKDGKIKEFDGMWISSLCDSTAKGKPDIELVDLTSRLNTINDILEVTRKPIIVDGDTGGQIEHFVYTVKTLERLGVSAIIIEDKTGLKKNSLFGTDVIQTQDTIEHFSDKIRAGREARATSDFMIISRIESLIAGAGMDDAINRAKAYIEAGTDGIMIHSKEKDGKEIVEFCRRYNEFENRVPLIVVPTSYNFMKEDELVDLGINVIIYANHLIRSAYPAMVNTAKSILENERSKEASVNCMPIKEILTLIPGGM, from the coding sequence ATGAAAAAAGTTTATGTGGCTATGAGTGCGGATATAATTCACCAAGGACATTTGAAGGTAATAGATGCAGCGAGAAATCTTGGGGATGTAATAGTAGGATTACATACTGATGATGTTATAAGAGATTATTGGAGAAATCCTATAATGAAGTATGAAGAAAGAAAAGAAGTAGTTAGTAATATTAAAGGTATTGTATCTGTAGTACCTCAAGATAGTTTAGATCAAGTTCCAAATCTTATAGAGCTTAAACCAGATTATGTTGTTCATGGAGATGATTGGCTTGAGGGTTCTCAAAAAGAACTTAGAGAAAGAGTTATAGATGCAATAAAAGAATGGGGCGGAGAACTTGTAGAAACTCCATATACTCATGGAGTTTCTATTTCGAAATTAGATGAGGAATTAATGCAAATAGGCATAACACCTCAAATGAGAATGAAAGGTCTTAAGGAACTAATTTATTCAAAGAAACCAGTTAGAATACTTGAAGCTCATAATGGATTAACTGGACTTATTGTTGAAAAAACTAAAGTTGAAAAAGATGGAAAAATAAAAGAATTTGATGGTATGTGGATAAGTTCTTTATGTGATTCAACTGCCAAAGGAAAGCCAGATATAGAACTCGTAGATTTAACATCAAGATTAAATACAATTAATGATATTTTAGAGGTTACTAGAAAGCCTATAATTGTTGATGGAGATACAGGCGGACAAATTGAACATTTTGTTTATACAGTTAAGACTTTAGAAAGATTAGGAGTTTCAGCAATTATTATTGAAGATAAGACTGGACTTAAGAAAAATTCATTATTCGGTACTGATGTAATTCAAACTCAAGATACGATAGAACATTTTAGTGACAAAATAAGAGCAGGAAGAGAAGCTAGAGCAACAAGTGATTTTATGATAATTTCAAGAATTGAAAGCTTAATTGCGGGGGCAGGAATGGATGATGCAATAAATAGGGCAAAAGCTTATATCGAAGCGGGTACAGATGGAATAATGATTCATAGCAAAGAAAAAGATGGAAAAGAGATAGTTGAATTTTGCAGAAGATACAATGAATTTGAAAATAGAGTTCCATTAATAGTAGTTCCAACTTCATATAACTTCATGAAAGAAGATGAATTGGTGGACTTAGGAATTAATGTGATTATTTATGCAAATCACTTAATAAGAAGTGCATATCCAGCAATGGTAAATACTGCAAAGAGCATCTTAGAAAATGAAAGATCAAAAGAAGCTTCAGTAAATTGCATGCCTATAAAAGAAATTCTTACCCTAATTCCTGGCGGAATGTAA
- a CDS encoding phosphocholine cytidylyltransferase family protein: MGNIKTAVILAAGMGSRLQDITNDMLPKGLMKINGKSLVERSIEKLRSLGIEKIYIVTGHLNEFYDKLAKENNYIETRKNRKYKATGSMTSLSILEDELKEDFLLLESDLIYEVYGLIKTINYEKDDCILLSGKTNSGDECYVEVRDDNLYKISKNRQDIEHVYGELVGISKISLELYKEMLKEYKDFNNRINDYKNEESFFKTENKKAKKYDYENAIFDAAQKRKVGYLKIENLVWGEIDDKSHLERIKTMILPKLEKNTEEKIN, translated from the coding sequence ATGGGGAATATAAAAACAGCTGTAATTTTAGCTGCCGGTATGGGATCGAGATTACAAGATATAACTAATGATATGTTGCCAAAAGGTCTTATGAAGATAAATGGGAAGAGTTTAGTAGAAAGATCTATTGAAAAATTAAGAAGTTTAGGCATTGAAAAAATTTATATAGTTACGGGTCATTTAAATGAATTTTATGATAAACTCGCAAAAGAAAATAATTATATAGAAACAAGAAAGAATAGAAAATACAAGGCTACAGGGAGCATGACGTCGCTGTCAATATTAGAAGATGAATTAAAAGAAGATTTTTTATTACTTGAAAGTGATCTTATATATGAAGTTTATGGATTAATTAAGACTATTAATTATGAAAAAGACGATTGCATTTTATTAAGTGGAAAGACAAACTCTGGTGATGAATGTTATGTGGAAGTTAGAGATGATAATTTATATAAGATATCTAAAAATAGACAAGATATAGAACACGTGTATGGAGAATTAGTTGGAATTTCAAAAATATCACTTGAATTATATAAAGAGATGTTAAAAGAATATAAAGATTTTAATAATAGAATAAATGATTATAAAAATGAAGAAAGCTTTTTTAAAACTGAAAATAAAAAAGCAAAGAAGTATGATTATGAAAATGCAATATTTGATGCTGCACAAAAAAGAAAAGTTGGATATTTAAAAATTGAAAATTTAGTATGGGGAGAAATTGATGATAAAAGTCATCTTGAGAGAATAAAAACAATGATACTTCCAAAGTTAGAAAAAAATACGGAAGAAAAAATAAATTAA
- the aepY gene encoding phosphonopyruvate decarboxylase: protein MVEVKEFYNELLDNDISFFTGVPDSLLKSFCAYIKDNVSAQKNIISANEGNAIGLASGYYLGTRKIGLVYMQNSGLGNAVNPLASLTDKLVYGIPMLLVIGWRGEPKRQDEPQHKKQGLITLETLEMLGIKYEILDEASNNDEMKLKVKKAYIYMKENNEPYALVIKKDTFNEYKLKNNTNFDFEMTREEAIEIVVSKMKENSVAVSTTGMASRELFELREKHKENHSKDFLTVGSMGHASQIALGIALSNKDKEVYCIDGDGALLMHLGGLAIIGNAEPKNFRHILINNGAHDSVGGQETVGLKIDTLAIAKACGYKECYSCSCKAELLNLSKKITNVEGPVLLEIKVKKGARKDLGRPTTTPIENKEAFMEFLDK from the coding sequence ATGGTTGAAGTTAAAGAGTTTTATAATGAATTATTAGATAATGATATAAGTTTTTTTACAGGAGTACCAGATTCTTTATTAAAATCTTTTTGTGCTTATATTAAGGATAATGTAAGTGCTCAGAAGAATATAATTTCAGCTAATGAAGGAAATGCTATAGGATTAGCTTCTGGATATTATTTGGGAACAAGAAAAATTGGACTTGTGTACATGCAAAATTCTGGACTTGGGAATGCTGTGAATCCACTTGCTTCCCTTACTGATAAATTAGTTTATGGTATACCAATGCTTTTAGTAATTGGATGGAGAGGGGAGCCAAAAAGACAAGATGAACCTCAACATAAGAAGCAAGGATTAATTACTTTAGAAACTTTAGAAATGTTAGGAATCAAGTATGAGATTTTAGATGAAGCTAGCAATAATGATGAAATGAAATTAAAAGTAAAAAAAGCATATATTTATATGAAGGAAAATAATGAACCATATGCTTTAGTGATAAAAAAGGATACCTTTAATGAATACAAACTCAAGAACAACACTAACTTTGATTTTGAAATGACTAGAGAAGAGGCTATAGAAATTGTAGTGTCTAAGATGAAAGAAAATTCGGTAGCAGTATCAACTACAGGAATGGCATCTAGAGAACTATTTGAGTTAAGAGAAAAGCATAAAGAAAATCATAGTAAAGACTTTTTAACTGTAGGCTCTATGGGACATGCTTCCCAAATTGCATTAGGAATTGCTTTGAGTAATAAAGATAAGGAGGTTTACTGCATTGATGGAGATGGAGCTTTATTAATGCATCTTGGGGGGCTAGCTATAATAGGAAATGCAGAGCCTAAGAATTTTAGACATATCTTAATAAATAATGGAGCACATGATTCAGTAGGAGGACAAGAAACTGTTGGTTTAAAAATAGATACTTTAGCTATTGCAAAAGCCTGTGGATATAAGGAATGTTATTCATGTAGCTGCAAAGCAGAATTATTAAATTTATCAAAAAAAATAACAAACGTAGAAGGTCCTGTATTGTTAGAGATTAAAGTAAAAAAAGGTGCACGAAAAGATTTAGGAAGACCTACTACAACACCTATTGAAAATAAAGAAGCATTTATGGAATTTTTAGATAAATAA